A part of Alkalinema sp. FACHB-956 genomic DNA contains:
- a CDS encoding J domain-containing protein, whose amino-acid sequence MQNFRNYYEILGVSRDAEGDEIKRAYRRLARQYHPDLNPGDRAAEEKFKSVNEAYEVLSDPERRAQYDKFGNFWKQRGFAGTSKGFGDFFRRDASPRPEEPEVDFSAFNDFNSFIDQLLNTRESASRGGKPSRDPNRQRPAGGYDYSGNRGTIGTEPSQNRFEQQTFADPPPRREVEEPRRATATAEPPSLRPRRDAEAQLTVPLEKAYSGGKERIRLEDGRSLEVNMPTGMVTGQRVRLKGQGVNGGDLYLRIEVAPHKFYQLNGVNVNCQFPVTPAEAVLGGEIEVPTLDGLVKVNLPPGVRHGQRLRLAKKGYPDGEGDRGDQIIELQIVTPKELTDPERDLYEKLRQIESFNPRANLML is encoded by the coding sequence ATGCAAAACTTCCGCAACTATTACGAAATTTTGGGTGTGTCCCGTGATGCCGAAGGGGATGAAATCAAGCGTGCCTATCGACGGTTGGCGCGGCAGTATCACCCTGATTTAAATCCGGGCGATCGGGCAGCGGAGGAAAAGTTCAAGTCCGTCAACGAAGCCTACGAAGTTCTGTCCGATCCGGAACGGCGGGCCCAGTACGACAAGTTCGGCAATTTCTGGAAACAGCGGGGCTTTGCGGGAACCTCCAAGGGGTTTGGGGACTTTTTCCGACGGGATGCCAGTCCTCGTCCGGAAGAACCCGAGGTCGATTTCTCCGCCTTTAATGACTTTAATAGCTTTATCGATCAGCTGTTAAATACCCGCGAGAGTGCCAGCCGGGGCGGCAAGCCAAGCCGCGATCCCAATCGCCAACGACCGGCAGGTGGCTACGACTATTCTGGCAATCGGGGAACGATCGGGACTGAGCCATCCCAAAATCGCTTTGAACAACAAACCTTTGCAGACCCGCCCCCTCGCCGAGAAGTGGAAGAGCCCCGTCGCGCAACCGCAACCGCAGAGCCTCCCTCCCTCCGGCCCCGCCGCGATGCCGAAGCTCAGTTAACGGTACCGTTGGAAAAAGCCTACAGTGGCGGCAAAGAGCGAATTCGCCTAGAAGATGGCCGATCGCTGGAGGTGAATATGCCCACTGGAATGGTAACGGGGCAGCGGGTGCGGCTCAAAGGCCAGGGGGTGAATGGTGGGGATCTCTACCTGCGCATCGAAGTTGCCCCCCACAAGTTCTATCAACTCAATGGTGTGAATGTAAATTGCCAATTTCCGGTGACGCCTGCCGAAGCGGTGCTGGGGGGTGAAATTGAGGTACCCACCTTAGATGGGTTGGTTAAGGTCAACCTGCCTCCCGGTGTCCGCCATGGTCAACGGCTACGCCTAGCTAAAAAAGGTTATCCCGATGGCGAAGGCGATCGGGGCGATCAAATTATCGAACTCCAAATCGTGACACCGAAGGAACTGACTGACCCAGAGCGGGATTTGTACGAAAAATTGCGGCAGATCGAAAGTTTCAACCCCCGTGCAAATTTAATGTTGTAG
- a CDS encoding cobyrinic acid a,c-diamide synthase, with amino-acid sequence MDSATSELISILNRLPIPARTWVESLSWENRRYVLSLCHLLCAASPQAQAEFLDTYTADGLITKIIESHHIKRKVQFHLKRFQRLTLLSADTVLSEDTVRDYIRQFYIHSSQDLRRQPDIFLESALKLVISSEDKDNILNYILGFEVIKMLFSMSWLQHEKLYRLQHNQEDFFNQYIKPIQYAHRLNQVIVPKDQNLFFARRDYFVQRPTISEKKLLELAMATFTAEVTTQFGFAIVRHPNWLAFDYNYIFCDEVDPVFADPNEWRN; translated from the coding sequence GTGGATAGCGCAACATCAGAATTGATCAGCATTCTGAATCGGTTACCGATACCTGCACGAACCTGGGTGGAATCTCTATCCTGGGAAAATCGTCGCTATGTCCTATCGTTATGTCATTTGCTCTGTGCAGCTTCACCTCAAGCACAGGCCGAATTTCTGGATACCTATACGGCAGATGGTCTAATTACTAAAATTATTGAAAGCCACCACATTAAACGCAAGGTTCAATTTCATCTCAAGCGATTTCAGCGGTTAACCCTTTTAAGTGCAGATACCGTTTTAAGCGAAGATACCGTTCGGGACTACATTCGCCAGTTTTATATCCACTCGTCACAGGACTTAAGACGCCAACCCGATATTTTTCTAGAATCAGCGCTTAAGCTGGTCATCAGTAGCGAAGATAAAGACAATATTCTGAATTATATTTTGGGATTTGAAGTGATTAAAATGCTGTTTTCCATGAGTTGGTTACAGCATGAAAAACTCTACCGACTACAACACAACCAAGAAGATTTCTTTAACCAGTACATTAAACCGATTCAATATGCCCATCGGCTCAATCAAGTGATTGTCCCCAAGGATCAGAACTTATTTTTTGCACGTCGCGATTATTTCGTTCAGCGACCAACGATCTCTGAGAAGAAGTTGCTGGAACTGGCCATGGCAACCTTTACGGCGGAAGTGACGACCCAGTTTGGGTTTGCGATCGTGCGTCATCCCAACTGGCTAGCCTTTGACTACAATTACATTTTCTGTGATGAAGTCGATCCGGTTTTTGCAGACCCCAATGAGTGGCGAAATTAA
- a CDS encoding chromophore lyase CpcT/CpeT, whose translation MPSYLTNDVRSNCITSLRFASSWLGLVGEIVAIGLLPGLLPSASWANSLSPVKPPTPSVEQLSVQQQVEAVAYHLTGVMSTTAQSQANPKAVDVTMTTCTMQVAGRSAPNTIYLYQEQALSKSLHQPYRQRFLQLSPSPYSRTIRSLAYKPQQIDRWINFCQKAKADRQIQSADLGEAICAVFLKPMTASFARGDLRDRAGFDRVEFVGTTPVDGCATNVRGATRIRNQVTLHSAGMDTWDRGYDAQGKQVWGAQGTAYQYRWVQKGDLQ comes from the coding sequence ATGCCTAGCTACTTGACCAATGATGTCCGCAGCAATTGCATAACTTCTCTCCGCTTTGCTAGCAGTTGGCTGGGCTTAGTGGGTGAAATAGTTGCAATCGGTCTGTTGCCAGGTCTTTTACCGTCAGCTAGTTGGGCAAATTCCCTGTCGCCTGTGAAACCGCCTACACCGTCAGTTGAGCAACTGTCTGTGCAGCAACAAGTTGAAGCCGTCGCTTACCACCTAACCGGGGTCATGAGTACCACTGCCCAATCCCAGGCCAATCCCAAGGCCGTAGATGTGACCATGACCACCTGTACGATGCAGGTGGCGGGTCGATCGGCCCCCAATACCATTTACCTTTACCAGGAACAGGCTCTCTCCAAGTCGCTCCATCAACCCTATCGCCAACGATTCCTCCAACTTTCTCCCAGTCCCTATAGCCGCACGATTCGATCGCTAGCCTATAAACCGCAGCAGATCGATCGCTGGATTAACTTTTGCCAGAAAGCCAAAGCCGATCGGCAAATCCAATCCGCGGATCTGGGAGAGGCTATCTGTGCGGTTTTTCTCAAACCGATGACGGCATCGTTCGCCCGTGGGGACTTGCGCGATCGGGCAGGCTTCGATCGGGTCGAGTTTGTGGGGACAACCCCCGTTGATGGCTGTGCCACAAATGTTCGCGGGGCAACTCGGATACGGAATCAAGTGACTTTGCATTCAGCGGGTATGGATACCTGGGATCGGGGCTATGACGCCCAAGGCAAACAGGTTTGGGGGGCTCAAGGTACTGCCTATCAATACCGTTGGGTACAAAAAGGGGATCTGCAATAA